In a single window of the Salvelinus namaycush isolate Seneca chromosome 6, SaNama_1.0, whole genome shotgun sequence genome:
- the LOC120049465 gene encoding LOW QUALITY PROTEIN: myb-like protein I (The sequence of the model RefSeq protein was modified relative to this genomic sequence to represent the inferred CDS: deleted 2 bases in 1 codon) — protein sequence SNNNNNNNNSNNNNNNNNSNNSNNSNNNNNSNNNNNNNSNNNNNNSSNNSNNNNNSSNNSNNNNNSNNNNNNSSNNSNNNNNNSNNNSNNNSNNNNNNNNSNNNSNNNNSNNSNNNSNNNSNNNNNSNNNSNNNQSNNSNNSNNNSNSNSNNNNNNNSNNNSNNNNSNNNNSNNSNNNNNSNNNSNNNSNNNNSNNNNNKQQQQQQQQQQQQQQQQQQQQQQQQQQQQQQQQQQQQQQQQQQQQQQQQQQQQQQQQQQQQ from the exons agcaacaacaacaacaacaacaacaacagcaacaacaacaacaacaacaacaacagcaacaacagcaacaacagcaacaacaacaacaacagcaacaacaacaacaacaacaacagcaacaacaacaacaacaacagcagcaacaacagcaacaacaacaacaacagcagcaacaacagcaacaacaacaacaacagcaacaacaacaacaacaacagcagcaacaacagcaacaacaacaacaacaacagcaacaacaacagcaacaacaacagcaacaacaacaacaacaacaacaacagcaacaacaacagcaacaacaac aacagcaacaacagcaacaacaacagcaacaacaacagcaacaacaacaacaacagcaacaacaacagcaacaacaac caaagcaacaacagcaacaacagcaacaacaacagcaacagcaacagcaacaacaacaacaacaacaacagcaacaacaacagcaacaacaacaacagcaacaacaacaacagcaacaacagcaacaacaacaacaacagcaacaacaacagcaacaacaacagcaacaacaacaacagcaacaacaacaacaacaaacaacagcaacaacaacaacaacaacagcaacaacaacaacagcaacaacaacaacaacaacaacagcaacaacaacaacaacagcaacaacaacaacaacaacagcaacaacaacaacaacaacaacaacaacagcaacaacaacagcaacaacaacaacagcaacaacaacaacagcaa